A single Cottoperca gobio chromosome 5, fCotGob3.1, whole genome shotgun sequence DNA region contains:
- the cav4a gene encoding caveolin-2 has translation MNTMMKAEDSEEVEIDLEDSSDPDESDNGEEPEILWRAPPDLEEEEDIHTTTLVEISDTKPLINVRDPRGVNDCLKVTFEDVIAEPVSVRSGDRVWIWSNALFELSRIWIYRIVTVLLAIPISIISGLLFAILSCFHIWMVGPCSHCILIGARWLQSLWSIVLGVIVHPFLTSAGRCYGGFSIHLAKE, from the exons ATGAACACCATGATGAAAGCGGAAGATTCAGAGGAAGTAGAGATTGACTTGGAGGACTCCAGTGACCCTGATGAATCTGATAATGGGGAGGAACCTGAGATACTGTGGAGGGCCCCTCCTGAtctggaagaagaggaagacattCATACTACCACACTAGTGGAAATCAGTGATACCAAGCCTCTGATCAATGTCAGAGACCCTCGCGGTGTCAACGACTGTCTCAAG GTAACGTTTGAGGATGTGATCGCTGAGCCAGTGTCAGTGCGCAGTGGGGACAGAGTGTGGATCTGGAGTAATGCCCTGTTTGAGCTGTCTCGAATTTGGATCTACAGGATAGTCACAGTGCTCCTGGCCATTCCCATTTCAATTATCTCTGGTCTCCTCTTCGCCATCCTCAGCTGCTTCCACATCTG GATGGTTGGTCCTTGTAGCCACTGTATCCTCATTGGTGCACGCTGGCTGCAGAGCCTATGGAGCATTGTGCTGGGCGTCATTGTGCACCCCTTCCTCACGAGTGCAGGGAGATGCTATGGAGGCTTCAGCATTCACCTGGCCAAAGAATGA
- the oxtrb gene encoding oxytocin receptor b, with the protein MEDLLREPNSWGQNVSWSNSSRGNDSHLGNTTVNPLQRNEEVAKVEVTVLVLVLLLALTGNLCVLLAIHTTKHSQSRMYYFMKHLSIADLVVAILQVFPQLIWDITFRFYGPDLLCRLVKYLQVVGMFASTYMLVLMSIDRCLAICQPLRSVHKRKDRFCVIASWVLSLIFSTPQAYIFSLRDVGNGVYDCWGDFIQPWGAKVYIIWMSLSIYIFPVAILSVCYGLICFKIWQNFNLKTKRDHFLVLTQRPSKGDHPLCRVSSVRLISKAKIRTVKMTFVVVLAYIVCWTPFFFVQMWSAWDPAAPTEDIVFIIAMLLASLNSCCNPWIYMFFAGHLFHDLTQCFFCCCRHYLTASSCSSDRECRHKSNSSTSAIKNTSSQRSLSHTYSTGGSGH; encoded by the exons ATGGAGGACCTTTTACGCGAGCCCAATAGTTGGGGGCAGAATGTTTCCTGGAGCAACTCAAGTCGTGGAAATGACAGCCATTTAGGAAACACCACAGTGAATCCTTTACAACGAAATGAAGAAGTGGCCAAAGTGGAAGTTACCGTCCTGGTCCTGGTGCTGCTGCTCGCTCTGACCGGCAACCTGTGCGTCCTGCTGGCCATCCACACCACCAAGCACAGCCAGTCTCGTATGTATTACTTTATGAAGCACCTGAGCATCGCAGACCTTGTCGTTGCAATCTTGCAGGTCTTTCCGCAACTTATTTGGGATATCACGTTTCGCTTCTACGGGCCGGATTTGCTGTGCCGGCTGGTCAAATACCTCCAGGTTGTGGGTATGTTTGCATCTACCTACATGCTTGTCCTGATGTCCATCGACAGGTGCTTAGCAATCTGCCAGCCACTTCGCTCCGTGCACAAGAGAAAGGATCGCTTCTGTGTGATCGCCTCTTGGGTGCTCAGCCTGATATTCAGCACTCCTCAAGCGTACATATTTTCTCTGAGAGATGTCGGGAACGGCGTGTATGACTGCTGGGGAGACTTTATACAGCCATGGGGTGCCAAAGTATACATCATATGGATGAGTCTCAGTATTTACATTTTCCCAGTGGCAATTCTAAGCGTCTGCTATGGCTtgatatgttttaaaatatggcagaatttcaatttaaaaaccAAAAGGGATCACTTCCTGGTTCTCACTCAAAGGCCCTCCAAAGGTGATCATCCCCTCTGTCGCGTGAGCAGCGTGAGGCTCATCTCAAAAGCAAAGATCCGCACAGTGAAAATGACATTTGTAGTGGTCCTTGCCTACATTGTGTGCTGGACTCCCTTCTTCTTTGTCCAGATGTGGTCTGCATGGGATCCTGCTGCACCAACAGAAG ACATAGTCTTCATCATCGCCATGTTGCTGGCCAGTCTCAACAGCTGCTGTAACCCCTGGATCTACATGTTCTTTGCTGGTCACCTGTTCCATGACCTGACGCAgtgcttcttctgctgctgtagaCACTACCTGACagcttcctcctgcagctctgatcGAGAGTGCAGGCACAAGAGCAACTCCTCCACTTCCGCCATCAAGAACACCAGCAGCCAGAGGAGCCTCTCACACACGTACAGCACAGGGGGATCAGGACACTGA